A window of the Lolium perenne isolate Kyuss_39 chromosome 7, Kyuss_2.0, whole genome shotgun sequence genome harbors these coding sequences:
- the LOC127311859 gene encoding bZIP transcription factor RISBZ5 isoform X2 gives MKKCASELELEAFIREHLAGAHVDAERDSPVYPGQGAVFSPGGGLPGLCFGDSNALGLEGSNAGHSWWSDGPHHQAISTTAAVSASPRGTISGNQALESESDSDSESMLNTEGGRCKRRGKSSDTRRIRRMVSNRESARRSRRRKHAQLTDLELQVEQLKRESAALFKQLTDANQQFTTAVTDNRILKSDVETLRIKVKMAEDMVGRSAVSCGLGQHGLAPFLNSRKMCQALDVLTATGLGFPGDSARFRGQTSTVQSTASLESLDNRMSTEVTSCSADMWP, from the exons GCTGGAGCTGGAGGCCTTCATACGGGAGCACCTCGCCGGCGCCCACGTCGATGCCGAGCGGGACAGTCCGGTCTACCCTGGGCAAGGCGCCGTGTTCTCCCCCGGCGGCGGCCTGCCGggcctctgcttcggcgactcg AACGCCCTGGGGCTGGAAGGGAGCAACGCTGGCCACTCCTGGTGGTCCGACGGCCCACACCACCAGGCGATCTCGACGACGGCAGCTGTCTCCG CTAGCCCGAGGGGAACAATCTCAGGGAACCAGGCTCTCGAAAGCGAGTCAGACTCTGATAGCGAGTCAATGCTCAACACAGAGGGAGGCCGATGCAAGAGAAGAGGCAAATCATCAGATACTAGGCGAATAAGAAG GATGGTGTCCAACAGGGAGTCAGCTCGGCGATCGAGGAGAAGGAAGCACGCACAACTAACCGACCTCGAGTTGCAG GTCGAACAACTTAAAAGGGAAAGTGCGGCTCTCTTCAAGCAACTTACGGATGCCAACCAGCAGTTCACCACCGCGGTCACAGACAATAGGATCCTCAAATCAGATGTAGAGACCTTAAGAATCAAG GTAAAAATGGCAGAAGATATGGTAGGGAGAAGCGCAGTGTCCTGTGGCCTAGGACAACATGGGCTGGCACCATTTCTGAACTCCAGGAAGATGTGCCAAGCTTTGGACGTGCTCACAGCCACAGGGTTGGGTTTCCCAGGGGACAGTGCACGCTTCAGAGGTCAGACTTCGACGGTGCAAAGCACGGCGAGCCTAGAGAGCCTGGATAACCGGATGTCCACCGAGGTGACCAGCTGCTCTGCTGACATGTGGCCTTAA
- the LOC127311859 gene encoding bZIP transcription factor RISBZ5 isoform X1, which produces MKKCASELELEAFIREHLAGAHVDAERDSPVYPGQGAVFSPGGGLPGLCFGDSQNALGLEGSNAGHSWWSDGPHHQAISTTAAVSASPRGTISGNQALESESDSDSESMLNTEGGRCKRRGKSSDTRRIRRMVSNRESARRSRRRKHAQLTDLELQVEQLKRESAALFKQLTDANQQFTTAVTDNRILKSDVETLRIKVKMAEDMVGRSAVSCGLGQHGLAPFLNSRKMCQALDVLTATGLGFPGDSARFRGQTSTVQSTASLESLDNRMSTEVTSCSADMWP; this is translated from the exons GCTGGAGCTGGAGGCCTTCATACGGGAGCACCTCGCCGGCGCCCACGTCGATGCCGAGCGGGACAGTCCGGTCTACCCTGGGCAAGGCGCCGTGTTCTCCCCCGGCGGCGGCCTGCCGggcctctgcttcggcgactcg CAGAACGCCCTGGGGCTGGAAGGGAGCAACGCTGGCCACTCCTGGTGGTCCGACGGCCCACACCACCAGGCGATCTCGACGACGGCAGCTGTCTCCG CTAGCCCGAGGGGAACAATCTCAGGGAACCAGGCTCTCGAAAGCGAGTCAGACTCTGATAGCGAGTCAATGCTCAACACAGAGGGAGGCCGATGCAAGAGAAGAGGCAAATCATCAGATACTAGGCGAATAAGAAG GATGGTGTCCAACAGGGAGTCAGCTCGGCGATCGAGGAGAAGGAAGCACGCACAACTAACCGACCTCGAGTTGCAG GTCGAACAACTTAAAAGGGAAAGTGCGGCTCTCTTCAAGCAACTTACGGATGCCAACCAGCAGTTCACCACCGCGGTCACAGACAATAGGATCCTCAAATCAGATGTAGAGACCTTAAGAATCAAG GTAAAAATGGCAGAAGATATGGTAGGGAGAAGCGCAGTGTCCTGTGGCCTAGGACAACATGGGCTGGCACCATTTCTGAACTCCAGGAAGATGTGCCAAGCTTTGGACGTGCTCACAGCCACAGGGTTGGGTTTCCCAGGGGACAGTGCACGCTTCAGAGGTCAGACTTCGACGGTGCAAAGCACGGCGAGCCTAGAGAGCCTGGATAACCGGATGTCCACCGAGGTGACCAGCTGCTCTGCTGACATGTGGCCTTAA